Proteins encoded in a region of the Rutidosis leptorrhynchoides isolate AG116_Rl617_1_P2 chromosome 9, CSIRO_AGI_Rlap_v1, whole genome shotgun sequence genome:
- the LOC139869291 gene encoding uncharacterized protein produces the protein MVDLPTSDQSGSEHDDMENVNPIKPTKHPFSNYIVDEDDVPDSDDEYEDEYVDQTQTYDQPIKYNPQPDDIFWNMPPLLSNTQPEMKPRSMTIYETSNLVKLNQTFENKEDFLMQLRTKCVTEGFQIKPKYSDKSRYTATCISPNCSWQITARCIQDSNNFQVRKLNDLHTCSNTQILPNNKHATKKVLGNILKEVMKQEGRVYRPNDIRTDMSTRFKISLPYHQAWKAKCYAIEMLRGSLEDSFQILPNYLYNLRLYNPGSVTNIRTDNKGRFVMSYMSIGAATRSFVNYARPVIIVDGAHLKSRYLGTNLIAVAMDANNGILPLAYGIGAGETTDHWTWFFGNLRDSL, from the exons ATGGTTGACCTACCTACATCTGATCAAAGCGGATCTGAGCATGATGATATGGAAAATGTGAATCCAATCAAACCAACAAAACACCCTTTTTCTAACTACATAGTTGATGAGGATGATGTTCCTGATAGTGATGATGAATACGAAGATGAATACGTCGACCAAACACAAACTTATGACCAGCCAATTAAGTATAATCCCCAACCAGATGATATATTTTGGAACATGCCACCGTTACTGTCGAACACCCAACCCGAAATGAAACCTAGATCAATGACAATATATGAAACCTCAAATCTAGTTAAATTGAATCAGACTTTCGAAAACAAGGAAGATTTTCTTATGCAATTACGTACAAAGTGTGTTACTGAAGGGTTCCAGATAAAACCAAAGTACTCAGACAAGTCAAGGTATACAGCTACATGCATATCACCAAATTGTTCATGGCAAATTACTGCTAGGTGTATACAAGATAGCAACAACTTTCAAGTACGGAAGTTGAATGATCTACACACGTGCTCaaatacccaaattcttccgaacaATAAGCATGCCACCAAGAAGGTCCTAGGTAATATACTGAAAGAGGTGATGAAACAAGAAGGTCGTGTCTATCGACCGAATGATATAAGGACTGATATGTCAACGCGATTTAAAATAAGTCTACCATACCACCAAGCATGGAAAGCCAAATGTTACGCAATTGAGATGTTGAGGGGTAGTCTTGAAGATTCCTTTCAAATACTACCTAATTATCTATATAATCTTAGATTGTATAACCCAGGTAGTGTAACCAACATTCGAACGGACAACAAAGGCAGATTTGTTATGAGTTACATGTCCATTGGTGCAGCG ACACGTTCGTTTGTTAACTATGCACGACCAGTAATCATAGTCGATGGGGCTCATTTAAAAAGTCGTTACTTGGGGACTAACTTGATTGCTGTCGCTATGGATGCTAACAATGGAATCCTTCCATTAGCCTACGGTATTGGAGCAGGAGAGACCACCGATCATTGGACATGGTTTTTTGGTAATCTAAGAGACTCTCTATAG